CTTTGGCTGTTTCTTTTTAACCGCTTTAATAGAGTTACAGACAGGTGGCATTCACGGCTTAGCCACAACgtgggaatttttttaaattttagtttaCTTCGAgtggtctttcattcaccttcgTGGCATTTCTCATTAAAGTTtcctgtttctccgtgtgttcaCGTAGGCAAATAAATAGTGTACTTTCTTGCTTTGAAGTAACGAGTGTTTCGTTTGAAGATGCCGTTTAATCTTAGGTTGTGTccctatatatacagtatatatagacCTGTTAGCTTTTCCCTACACACTAAACACAACGGGATCGTTCGCTGTTTTGCCTCGAGTTCATCGTCTTTGCTTTCTTTGAACAGGGaaattaaatactgtacagacagacagacagagacagacagccaGAGGAGGAACCCAGCCGCTAGGTGGCGCTGGTCGTAATTATCCCTTCTTTACATGGTGATGAATGAAGCGGGGCGAGAGGTCAGAGTTGAATGTTTGACAGAAAGCTGAATATGGATTCCATATTTCACGAGAAAGTAAGTTAAACCCTTTAATTCCACATGTTTAGCCTCAGCATTCCCTTCTGGTTGTATCGAAAGCTTTGGACGTTCCGGAAGAGATTTGTTTCTCGGGCCTGGTCGGTGTGATGAGGTCTGTGGTGGTGTTTGGGAGTATTGTTGTCAAGAAAGCTAAAATGCTAATTGCTCCTGCTCTCCAGAGGTGAAGAAAAGTTTATTTCTTGCAATGTGTGTCGACGCAGAGAGATTCGTAAAGGTAGTCAGCTTGCTATCTAATATGTAGTTGGTAAAAAGGTGTCTTAGCATTGCTATATGGTCTTTAAATGGAGAGACTGTGCGCAAGCTAGCTGTTTTGAGCTCTAATGTTGTATGGTACTTTACGTAAATATATACCAAACCATTAAAAATGATTGTTGATCCCGTTTAGATTAAACTGTAATTTCTTGACATAACTAATTCCCTGTTTAATCTGTGTTATTTGCTCCGATGTCTTAGCACCaatcatttctgtgtttgtagCAAGAGGGCTCCCTTTGTGCCCAGCACTGTCTCAACAACCTGCTCCAGGGTGAGTACTTCACTCCCGTGGATCTGTCCTCCATCGCTCACCAgcttgatgaagaggagaggatgaggatggcgGAGGGAGGAATGGCCAGCGAGGAGTATAGAACTTTCTTACAGGTGAGGGAACACAGCAGGTGAATGTTAGTCATTACAAGCTATTACCAAACCAAACAGCTCCCAACTTGATCTGTAACTCTGGTTCCAGCAACCATCTGGGAACATGGATGACAGCGGTTTCTTCTCAATTCAAGTGAGTGGCTTTATTCTTTGTTCATTAAATGATCAGTAAATGTTACATCTGGCAATGACATCAGTTTAATTCTCTGTCAAATTATTTCTTTAGGTAATTAGCAATGCTCTGAGAGTATGGGGCCTGGAAATAATCCTCTTCAACAGCCGGGAGTATCAGAGCTTGATGGTTAATCCAATGTAATGATTATTTCTTTTAGGACATTACTGTTGTAGATTCATCTGTATTCACTACCTGACAGGTGAGGTGTATGTTGACAGCTGTTCCATCCTTTATATTTCAGAAATGAGAAAGCCTTTATTTGCAACTATAAAGAGCATTGGTTTACTATACGGAAACTTGGACAACAGGTATGAGGCATTTCTTGTCATCGTACAAAAAATAATCttgcattattttaattttttgtgtttatgaatgaatgtttttattacagTGGTTTAATCTGAACTCATTGTTGACTGGACCAGAGTTGATATCAGACACCTATCTAGCACTTTTCCTTGCACAGTTACAACAAGAAGGTAGTGTAAAATATAGTCTTTTGAAGCTGTTTGCAGGCTGTAATTCAGAAAAGATTCTAAGAGTTTAATTTTGCAGGTTATTCAATATTTGTGATCCGAGGAAACCTCCCGGAGTGTGAAGCAGAACAGATCCTCGGATTCATGAGAGTGCACCAGCAACAGAGACCAAGGCTtattggagaggaggaggctcAGACAAGTGCTGGGTATGAATTACATATGCAGACGCTCCAACCTATAACAACTTATTGTTATTTAGAAAAGGAGTATCTtagtgtgtgtctatgtttCAAGTTGCTAACAATAAACTTTGAATTACGTGTGGCAGCTTATGAAGCTTTGTGCTTTGAGCAGCAGATCAGCAGCTCTGGCACAAATGGAAATGGGTGTTGGTGCAGAAGATGAGGTtgttgatgaagatgatgagcaGCTGAAGAGAGCTCTGGCACTCAGCAGACAGGACAtagatgtggaagatgaagaagctGATCTACGCAGGGCAATACAGCTCAGCATGCAAGGTAAAGGAGAAAAATGTATTACACTTATGTTAagcattttaatatatttttgctATGTATTGTTTGGACTCTACACCTGAGTCATGTTAATAATTTTTGTATCTTACAGCcttattttaataattagtTGTATTTGTTCACAACAATagcattaaaatacaaaaataaaagtgttttactGAATTTATGTTGACATGCCAACACTTAAGATGAATGATTATTTAATAATAGGAGCTGTAATGAGCAGCGAGTCTTCAGACTGTGAAAAGGGAAATGTGAAATCAGGGAGCCAGGTAGCAGGAAGCACTAGTGAACAAAAAGAAGTTAAGAAGGAAACGCTTACAGCCGAGGAACTTAGGAAGAGGAGACAAGCCTACTTTGATCGGTAGGTATAACTGCAAAcattgtcatggtaacagaTGCAGGAGGGGCAAAAACAATATTGAAAAATAGTCTTACAATAGCAGTACTATATATCTATGACATTTTTGCCGTTGTCGCTCCCTGTTGACGTTTTAGGCAACAACAAGCTCAGCCAGACACTCcaacacaaccagacacagaATCAACATGTGGCTCGGGTCAGTACATCCactattattactgtatataacgCAAGTTTGAAGGACTTTCTAAAATAATCCAAGTCGTGAAATGTACTAACCCAAATCCTCTTCTAGGGTCACAAAACACTGGACTGGAGGACCAACAACAAAAACGTAGTCAGTGAAGGCGATGTGAAACATTTGCCTCCTTGTTTACTGCTTGGATTGACGACCCCGTAGAGGGTTAGCTTTGCTCCTTCCTCTAACCTTTTTGCATATGCGAACACATGGATCGCCACAGGGCTGGTATGTTTCCCCTGGTTAGTTCGCAGACAGGCTACAGAGAAGATAACAATGGCAAAGAAAAAGCAGGAGTTAGTCTATTCTAACTCGCTGAGGCTGGGAATATGCTGACAACAAAACTCTTGATGCAGTTAATCCAAGTTTGCAAATGCCTTTTTACCATGGCGCCTTCTATTTGTATTGTGTActcttttttattcttgtttttcctctggaAGACATGGAATTTAATTTTCAGCATACAAAGAGTGTGTTTACCTGAGTGGATGAATGCAAACAGGAATGAGTGTGAATCACAGAAGACCAATGATAATGCCACAAACAAAAATTTATTAACCGTCTATAACTGTCTTCATTTATATCCTTGCATTTGCAGGAGATTCCAATGCCATTTTAGTTTGAAATGTTGTGATGTATTGAAAAAGCAGCACTGACACATgtcgggggttttttttgttgttttttttctcacctcaaTCATGTTTTTGTGAATATGTGTGACTATACCCCGAATGTATGATATGTTTGATGTGGCTTTTCATCACGTTTAAGTAAgcctaataaataatttaagatTAACAGTCCATGAATGTTTTGGCCATTTTAGATGGACACTGAACGACAATTCTACAGAGCTATTTGCTGAGTTAAAGATACATTTGACTGACTAACTGCTTAATTTTATAACTTATTCCAGATAAAGTTGATGTgtaatttaaaacaaagaagcagTCAGTGAAAACAATTAAGCTGCAGCTGAGATGTAAATACCCGGTTATCTGTTTTTTCCCCCGTCTTAAACTGCAGTCTCACATTCAACAGGCCTGTGTTTTCAGTATTTGTTATGAACGGTAACGGAGCATGTTTATGATAAAAACCAGTTTATGATACGTCCCTGAAATACTTGCTTGATTGCAATGATTTGAATGATCCTGTATTCCAGtaatacttaaaaaaaaggCTGTACACATTAGttgtacaaatatatattaatttgcACATTTGCTACTGATTAAAGCAACAAAAGCCATTAGCTGATTGATGACCTCCAGAAATAACAGTAAACTAGCAAGAAGggagatttttatttcattccatTCTTTGTAGAATTTAAAatccaaagaaaaacaaaacattaacatttctcACTATGTTTGCaccttttgtagttttttttcttttgttatgcTAAATCTCGTTGAAATTAATTTCACCCTGTTCATTCATAAAATCCTAAATCAGCACACAATGTTAACAAATGGACCACATTACAGCATTAAAACTGGGAATTTTGTTtacaattgttttgttttctggaaCCAATTTTCAGCATGATTATATCTAGATGTGTTGCATTTTATGTCTTCTTGTGCTGGATGACTGCGACTTCCCTGATTATTGTCTTTCCTTTTGATCCATTAGGCTGTTTTCTATTTATAGGGCATGTGTGAATGATGCTAAAATGTTGGTagccgggtttttttttttacactaattTCTCTCACTACATTCTCACAGTAAACACCTGTAATTTTAGCACATGATTTGATTTAATGTATAGTTCTTATTCCCAGATTAAAGTGACATTCACTCCTCTGCAGTCTCTTGTTTTCTGGTAATTTAATGTGACTTGGTTACTGGGGGTTGTTATGGCATACCCACATGGGGGAGGTGCTgtatgcttaaaaaaaaaaaaaaactgcttttagTTAATATGTAACGCTCAGAGCACACTTGCACTTTGTATCCCCAAATAATAGATGGAGCTTTAGACATATTCTTGCCCAAGCTGAATGGTACGTATATGGATAATTTTgcggaaaaaaaatttcagtctCAATTCTGTCTGATTATGATTGTAAGGTAAATAAGGAAGAATATTGTATTGAGATATAGTCTGCATTATTACTTTGAAATGAACTGTGTTGATGTTCGGTTGTGTTCTTGGTAATTTTTTCATACGGGAATGTTTACACCTTTCAATGTTCAGCCAGATCTACAAACATGTCAGCACACAAGATGATGGGATTTATTTTCCTTGTGGTCTACATGTGCTTTTTCATTCCGGTCCAACAAGCACGCATTGATGGTCCCACAATCTCAGATCTTTCCTTCAAAAACATGGATTTTGCCATGAACCTTTACAGGAAAATATCCACTTACCATgacaaaaacatctttttctcACCTCTGAGCATCTCCACTAGCTTCGCTGCTCTTTTAATGGCTTCAGATGGTGTCACACACACGGAAATACTTAAAGGGATTAACCTGGATGAGCTGGAGCGGGCAGACCAGCCAGATCTTCTCCCAAAACTCTTTCAACTCCTTAATGAGAACATCACACAGAATGGATCATTGAAATTGGATCAAGGCATGGCCCTCTTTATTCACACACAGTTTGAAGCGGAGAATTTATTTCAGGACCAAATTAAGATGTTTTTTGATGCAGACATCAAAGCTATAGATTTTAGCAACACAAAAGGAAGTATCAGCCTCATCAACGAGTATATCAAGCAGAAAACTAATGGCAAGGTGACAGAGATGATTTCCACCTTGGATGAAATGACTCAACTCATGTTAATCAACACAATTTTCTTCCAGGGTGAGTTACTTCACTTGTAGTCTAGGGTGTCATCTTGTGTTAACCTTTGACAGTGTCCACAGTTAACAGGATTGTTTTGTCCACAGGCACCTGGAAGATGCCTTTCAACCCCAATTTTACTTATAACGCACCCTTCTACATTGACAACTACAGTGTTGTGCAGGTGCCGATGATGTTTAAAGATGATAAGTTCTACATGATGGATGATGTTCCTCTTGGTGCCAAAGTGCTTAAGCTTCCATACCTGGAAGGTGTTTCTATGCTCATCCTGCTGCCAAACAAAGGCATGGACTACACAGAAATTGATGAGGAAATCACAGCTGAGAGGTTTTCAAGCTGGATCAGAAAGTTGAGAAAAGTGTaagtttttaatttgaaaaaatacaagaaaaaaacaaaaaaagagaaaggcaAAAACTTACACGCAGAGCCTTCAAGTATTCTCAAGTATTTTAGCTACATTTTTGAAACattgtgttacattttttgaCATCTGTTACAAAATGATGTTTAAAAGACACctgatgttaaatatttaaaggtAACATGGGAGTCTACTCATCACATATCATTCACAGCAAACTAGAAGTCAATATGCCCAAATTCAAGATGGAGCAGTCGTACTCCTTACACGACCTTCTGCCAGACATGGGCATGGGCAGCGTGTTCAGTAATTCAGCCAATCTCACAAAGTTGAGTAAGAATGAACGCCTCAAGGTGTCAGAGGTTAGTTTTcataagattttaaaatatgagCATCAATATTCCATTGTCTACGGATTATGATAATGTGTCATGTGAAATCACAGGTGCTACACAAGGCTGTGATTGATGTGGATGAGACTGGAaccacagcagcagctgccACAACAATCGGCATCACTTCGTATTCCTTACCCAAGACCTTCACCATCAACAGAccgttcttcttcttcatatACCACGAAAACACAAACTGCATGCTGTTCATGGGGAGGGTGATTGACCCCACCAAAAACTAGCACTCAAAACTGTATTGTTTGAGTTCTGTAGTGATTGCACGTactattttgttgttttttaatgctgttaacaaattatttcaattttttatgtttgtgcttTTCTGTTCTTCAAGGCTGCCTGTATGCCAAACCATAAAGAACTGTTATCTGGGTCCTTATTTTGGATTTGATCAAATAATTTCAACTCCCAAGGAATGCCAACTGTATGCCACACATTAAGTGTGAGAGCCTCAGTAACTGAATCACTTTCAATATAATGGATAAATCAACAAATTATATTCTAATTGTATTCATTGCATCTAAAAATTTCGTTAccattttttaatgaattgcTTTTTTAGTGGTTTATAAATTGTAATTTGTTACTCATATTAATGctcaaattaataaattaaatgtttaacatttatGGTTTTATTTGATGGATTATTTAGAAAAACATTAACGAacgtatttatattttaatttgtatgcaaatatctaaaaattccctaaagacatttaaatcaaTAGTTTTCGTAATCTGCTTATTCAGACTACAAATATCCGAAAGACCAGCTTGTTCGGGAACATAGTTCTGTTACATCAGCT
The Antennarius striatus isolate MH-2024 chromosome 17, ASM4005453v1, whole genome shotgun sequence genome window above contains:
- the atxn3 gene encoding ataxin-3 isoform X2; its protein translation is MRMAEGGMASEEYRTFLQQPSGNMDDSGFFSIQVISNALRVWGLEIILFNSREYQSLMVNPINEKAFICNYKEHWFTIRKLGQQWFNLNSLLTGPELISDTYLALFLAQLQQEGYSIFVIRGNLPECEAEQILGFMRVHQQQRPRLIGEEEAQTSAGRSAALAQMEMGVGAEDEVVDEDDEQLKRALALSRQDIDVEDEEADLRRAIQLSMQGAVMSSESSDCEKGNVKSGSQVAGSTSEQKEVKKETLTAEELRKRRQAYFDRQQQAQPDTPTQPDTESTCGSGSQNTGLEDQQQKRSQ
- the atxn3 gene encoding ataxin-3 isoform X1 — its product is MFDRKLNMDSIFHEKQEGSLCAQHCLNNLLQGEYFTPVDLSSIAHQLDEEERMRMAEGGMASEEYRTFLQQPSGNMDDSGFFSIQVISNALRVWGLEIILFNSREYQSLMVNPINEKAFICNYKEHWFTIRKLGQQWFNLNSLLTGPELISDTYLALFLAQLQQEGYSIFVIRGNLPECEAEQILGFMRVHQQQRPRLIGEEEAQTSAGRSAALAQMEMGVGAEDEVVDEDDEQLKRALALSRQDIDVEDEEADLRRAIQLSMQGAVMSSESSDCEKGNVKSGSQVAGSTSEQKEVKKETLTAEELRKRRQAYFDRQQQAQPDTPTQPDTESTCGSGSQNTGLEDQQQKRSQ
- the serpina10b gene encoding protein Z-dependent protease inhibitor gives rise to the protein MSAHKMMGFIFLVVYMCFFIPVQQARIDGPTISDLSFKNMDFAMNLYRKISTYHDKNIFFSPLSISTSFAALLMASDGVTHTEILKGINLDELERADQPDLLPKLFQLLNENITQNGSLKLDQGMALFIHTQFEAENLFQDQIKMFFDADIKAIDFSNTKGSISLINEYIKQKTNGKVTEMISTLDEMTQLMLINTIFFQGTWKMPFNPNFTYNAPFYIDNYSVVQVPMMFKDDKFYMMDDVPLGAKVLKLPYLEGVSMLILLPNKGMDYTEIDEEITAERFSSWIRKLRKVKLEVNMPKFKMEQSYSLHDLLPDMGMGSVFSNSANLTKLSKNERLKVSEVLHKAVIDVDETGTTAAAATTIGITSYSLPKTFTINRPFFFFIYHENTNCMLFMGRVIDPTKN